A part of Rattus norvegicus strain BN/NHsdMcwi chromosome 4, GRCr8, whole genome shotgun sequence genomic DNA contains:
- the Efcc1 gene encoding EF-hand and coiled-coil domain-containing protein 1 — MESSAGDPYRRPARRAQWLLSALAHHYGLDRGVENEIVVLATGLDQYLQEVFHHLDCRGAGRLPRADFRALCAVLGLNADGEAAKEDANSTEVAAKNPATGMIAGGDADVREEALLALRADPPELTFRQFHARLCGYFSSRAGSRLPRGALSEHIETQIRLRRPRRRRRPGSPSLHGGAYGERVAHLEEENSSLRELVEDLRAALQSSDARCLALQVGLWKSQSDIPEAAAHELQRAQGALAEAEARARRLQRGQVEVRLRTEEARQAVRRSLHRVRELESLARRVPRLQRQVQRLEAELRRYRSEGPQLLTPPQTSPRPGNKNGEPTARGTRDSDTTSEGVLQSDTKEEQLFRSVEGQAASEEEEEERWQEKPGRPQAHSEVPLMQPSGCVNRCDDQTAETLKASFGHCDGAEHVCTLELEPHVTRLGEQLQTLGCNPFYQAELQQMVETEHLRLELQMVETERVRLSLMEEKLVDVLQLLQRLRDLNISKRALGKMLLNALDQNPSQEGTRGTLAILDTLHQALVGCELLQRNPSAPASKAPAHTNPFLVSC; from the exons ATGGAGAGCTCGGCGGGAGACCCATACCGGCGGCCCGCGCGGCGTGCTCAGTGGCTGCTGAGCGCCTTGGCTCACCATTACGGGCTGGACCGCGGCGTGGAGAACGAGATCGTGGTGCTGGCTACCGGTCTGGACCAGTATCTGCAGGAGGTCTTCCACCACTTGGACTGCCGGGGCGCTGGCCGCCTGCCGCGCGCCGACTTCCGTGCACTCTGCGCGGTCCTGGGACTGAACGCTGATGGGGAGGCGGCCAAGGAAGACGCAAACTCCACGGAGGTGGCCGCCAAGAACCCGGCTACTGGGATGATCGCTGGCGGAGACGCGGACGTCAGGGAAGAGGCGCTCCTGGCTTTGCGGGCCGATCCTCCTGAACTCACCTTCCGCCAGTTCCACGCGCGCCTCTGTGGCTACTTCAGTAGTCGAGCGGGGTCCCGGCTGCCTCGCGGAGCTCTGAGCGAGCACATCGAGACGCAGATCCGCCTCCGCCGtccgcgccgccgccgccggccTGGCTCACCGAGCCTGCACGGTGGCGCCTATGGCGAGCGCGTGGCACATCTAGAGGAGGAAAACAGTAGCCTACGCGAGTTGGTGGAGGACCTACGTGCTGCGCTGCAGAGCAGTGACGCGCGCTGCCTGGCCCTTCAG GTCGGCCTCTGGAAAAGCCAGTCGGACATCCCGGAAGCGGCGGCGCACGAGCTGCAGCGAGCTCAGGGAGCGCTGGCAGAGGCGGAGGCGCGCGCTCGACGGCTGCAGCGAGGACAGGTGGAGGTGCGGCTGCGCACTGAGGAGGCCCGGCAGGCGGTCCGGCGCAGCTTGCACCGAGTGCGAGAGCTGGAGTCGCTGGCGCGGCGCGTTCCCCGCTTGCAGCGCCAAGTGCAGCGACTGGAGGCAGAGCTTAGACGTTACCG GTCAGAAGGGCCTCAGCTCCTAACACCCCCACAAACTAGTCCAAGGCCAGGAAACAAGAATGGTGAACCTACGGCTAGAGGCACCAGAGATTCAGACACCACTTCAGAGGGAGTCCTGCAGTCAGACACCA AGGAAGAACAGCTGTTCCGCTCCGTGGAAGGCCAGGCTGcctctgaggaggaagaggaagaaaggtggCAGGAAAAGCCAGGGCGCCCACAGGCCCACAGCGAGGTACCCCTGATGCAACCCTCAGGCTGTGTGAACAG GTGTGATGACCAGACAGCTGAGACGCTCAAGGCTTCCTTCGGCCACTGTGATGGTGCTGAGCACGTCTGCACCCTAGAGCTGGAACCTCATGTCACCAGGCTTGGGGAACAGCTGCAGACCCTGGGCTGCA ACCCTTTCTACCAGGCAGAACTGCAGCAGATGGTGGAAACTGAGCATCTGAGGCTGGAGCTGCAGATGGTGGAGACGGAGAGGGTCCGGCTGTCGCTGATGGAAGAGAAGTTGGTGGATGTGCTACAACTCCTGCAGAGGCTCCGGGACCTG aacatatcaaaaagagCACTGGGGAAGATGCTGCTGAATGCCCTGGACCAGAACCCCTCACAGG AGGGTACACGGGGCACCTTGGCCATCCTGGACACCTTGCACCAAGCCTTAGTTGGCTGTGAGCTCCTACAGAGAAACCCCTCAGCACCAGCATCCAAGGCTCCTGCACATACGAACCCCTTCCTCGTCTCCTGCTGA
- the Efcc1 gene encoding EF-hand and coiled-coil domain-containing protein 1 isoform X1, translating to MESSAGDPYRRPARRAQWLLSALAHHYGLDRGVENEIVVLATGLDQYLQEVFHHLDCRGAGRLPRADFRALCAVLGLNADGEAAKEDANSTEVAAKNPATGMIAGGDADVREEALLALRADPPELTFRQFHARLCGYFSSRAGSRLPRGALSEHIETQIRLRRPRRRRRPGSPSLHGGAYGERVAHLEEENSSLRELVEDLRAALQSSDARCLALQVGLWKSQSDIPEAAAHELQRAQGALAEAEARARRLQRGQVEVRLRTEEARQAVRRSLHRVRELESLARRVPRLQRQVQRLEAELRRYRSEGPQLLTPPQTSPRPGNKNGEPTARGTRDSDTTSEGVLQSDTSLRSRDTDEEEEQLFRSVEGQAASEEEEEERWQEKPGRPQAHSEVPLMQPSGCVNRCDDQTAETLKASFGHCDGAEHVCTLELEPHVTRLGEQLQTLGCSRETLGRPEEEEEEEEEAELQQMVETEHLRLELQMVETERVRLSLMEEKLVDVLQLLQRLRDLNISKRALGKMLLNALDQNPSQEGTRGTLAILDTLHQALVGCELLQRNPSAPASKAPAHTNPFLVSC from the exons ATGGAGAGCTCGGCGGGAGACCCATACCGGCGGCCCGCGCGGCGTGCTCAGTGGCTGCTGAGCGCCTTGGCTCACCATTACGGGCTGGACCGCGGCGTGGAGAACGAGATCGTGGTGCTGGCTACCGGTCTGGACCAGTATCTGCAGGAGGTCTTCCACCACTTGGACTGCCGGGGCGCTGGCCGCCTGCCGCGCGCCGACTTCCGTGCACTCTGCGCGGTCCTGGGACTGAACGCTGATGGGGAGGCGGCCAAGGAAGACGCAAACTCCACGGAGGTGGCCGCCAAGAACCCGGCTACTGGGATGATCGCTGGCGGAGACGCGGACGTCAGGGAAGAGGCGCTCCTGGCTTTGCGGGCCGATCCTCCTGAACTCACCTTCCGCCAGTTCCACGCGCGCCTCTGTGGCTACTTCAGTAGTCGAGCGGGGTCCCGGCTGCCTCGCGGAGCTCTGAGCGAGCACATCGAGACGCAGATCCGCCTCCGCCGtccgcgccgccgccgccggccTGGCTCACCGAGCCTGCACGGTGGCGCCTATGGCGAGCGCGTGGCACATCTAGAGGAGGAAAACAGTAGCCTACGCGAGTTGGTGGAGGACCTACGTGCTGCGCTGCAGAGCAGTGACGCGCGCTGCCTGGCCCTTCAG GTCGGCCTCTGGAAAAGCCAGTCGGACATCCCGGAAGCGGCGGCGCACGAGCTGCAGCGAGCTCAGGGAGCGCTGGCAGAGGCGGAGGCGCGCGCTCGACGGCTGCAGCGAGGACAGGTGGAGGTGCGGCTGCGCACTGAGGAGGCCCGGCAGGCGGTCCGGCGCAGCTTGCACCGAGTGCGAGAGCTGGAGTCGCTGGCGCGGCGCGTTCCCCGCTTGCAGCGCCAAGTGCAGCGACTGGAGGCAGAGCTTAGACGTTACCG GTCAGAAGGGCCTCAGCTCCTAACACCCCCACAAACTAGTCCAAGGCCAGGAAACAAGAATGGTGAACCTACGGCTAGAGGCACCAGAGATTCAGACACCACTTCAGAGGGAGTCCTGCAGTCAGACACCAGCTTAAGGAGTAGAGACACAGATGAAG AGGAAGAACAGCTGTTCCGCTCCGTGGAAGGCCAGGCTGcctctgaggaggaagaggaagaaaggtggCAGGAAAAGCCAGGGCGCCCACAGGCCCACAGCGAGGTACCCCTGATGCAACCCTCAGGCTGTGTGAACAG GTGTGATGACCAGACAGCTGAGACGCTCAAGGCTTCCTTCGGCCACTGTGATGGTGCTGAGCACGTCTGCACCCTAGAGCTGGAACCTCATGTCACCAGGCTTGGGGAACAGCTGCAGACCCTGGGCTGCAGCAGAGAGACCCTGGGAAGgccggaggaggaggaggaggaggaggaggag GCAGAACTGCAGCAGATGGTGGAAACTGAGCATCTGAGGCTGGAGCTGCAGATGGTGGAGACGGAGAGGGTCCGGCTGTCGCTGATGGAAGAGAAGTTGGTGGATGTGCTACAACTCCTGCAGAGGCTCCGGGACCTG aacatatcaaaaagagCACTGGGGAAGATGCTGCTGAATGCCCTGGACCAGAACCCCTCACAGG AGGGTACACGGGGCACCTTGGCCATCCTGGACACCTTGCACCAAGCCTTAGTTGGCTGTGAGCTCCTACAGAGAAACCCCTCAGCACCAGCATCCAAGGCTCCTGCACATACGAACCCCTTCCTCGTCTCCTGCTGA